The following coding sequences lie in one Paenibacillus durus ATCC 35681 genomic window:
- a CDS encoding ATP-binding protein gives MFETLLLNFLFLLFPVLIVLIFFENRPHSYNRKILILLSAVTMILCITKPIKLEMGFIFDLRYIPFIIVALFGGYKSVLPLYLILNIYRFYLGGDGVIYSFLFSTAVFILVPLFSKKFIKLDSKSRIIGATAISFLTMGFYLMILSILVGTLDRQFWILTFHALTTHVGVMSIIMLLIERIIANIKNRDRILQSERLNVVSELAASVSHEIRNPLTVTSGFLQLLNKSNTITPVEKGYIELSLQELNRAEKIVSDYLSFAKPQSENMVYSNLKAESEYTKNLIIPYATIHQVEVQFIFNNSLNTNYDRNQIQQCLINLFKNGIEAMKDKGGGTLLIDISERKQNIMISIQDSGVGMTKEEISRMGKPYYSTKAEGTGLGMLMVYSTINKVKGTIEVDSEKGKGTTFLITIPT, from the coding sequence TTGTTTGAAACCTTACTGTTGAATTTCTTGTTTTTACTCTTTCCCGTTTTAATCGTTCTCATTTTTTTTGAAAACAGGCCCCATTCCTATAATAGAAAAATTCTCATTTTACTATCGGCAGTGACGATGATCCTTTGTATTACCAAACCTATTAAATTGGAAATGGGATTTATTTTTGATTTAAGATACATTCCGTTTATTATCGTGGCCCTTTTTGGAGGTTACAAGAGTGTTCTGCCGTTATATCTAATATTAAATATCTACCGGTTTTATTTAGGCGGCGATGGAGTGATTTATTCATTTCTTTTTTCAACCGCTGTATTTATTCTTGTGCCCTTATTCAGTAAAAAGTTTATAAAACTGGATTCTAAAAGCCGAATTATAGGTGCAACCGCTATTTCTTTTCTTACCATGGGCTTTTACCTAATGATTTTAAGCATCCTTGTGGGGACATTAGATAGACAATTCTGGATTCTCACCTTTCATGCATTAACGACTCATGTTGGAGTGATGAGTATCATTATGCTCTTAATAGAGCGGATCATAGCCAATATTAAAAATCGTGACCGGATTTTACAATCTGAAAGATTAAATGTCGTTAGTGAGCTCGCGGCTAGTGTTTCACATGAAATAAGAAATCCTCTTACGGTTACCAGTGGTTTTCTGCAACTTTTAAATAAATCAAATACCATAACACCGGTTGAAAAAGGATATATAGAACTATCTTTACAAGAACTAAATCGAGCCGAAAAAATAGTTAGTGATTATCTTTCATTTGCTAAGCCGCAATCGGAAAATATGGTTTATTCCAACCTGAAGGCCGAGTCAGAGTATACAAAAAATCTAATTATACCCTATGCCACAATACATCAAGTAGAGGTCCAATTTATTTTCAATAACTCATTAAATACAAATTATGATAGGAACCAAATCCAGCAATGTTTAATTAATCTATTTAAAAATGGTATTGAAGCAATGAAAGATAAGGGCGGCGGTACTCTGCTCATTGATATATCGGAAAGAAAGCAAAATATCATGATCAGTATCCAGGATAGCGGAGTTGGAATGACAAAGGAAGAAATATCACGTATGGGCAAGCCCTATTACTCTACCAAAGCAGAAGGAACGGGTCTTGGTATGCTCATGGTCTACAGTACAATCAATAAAGTTAAAGGGACAATAGAAGTCGACAGTGAAAAAGGCAAGGGCACAACATTTCTTATAACGATCCCCACTTAA
- the infC gene encoding translation initiation factor IF-3, translating to MAVFINEQIKASEVVLTGLRGENLGIVSREEALAMARSEKADLVCTSLMSSPTPCSLVAKGTGKAAARKGAAPNKAGAGRGAGGSGKEKVKELRFTAHIEEHDYDTKLRQADKHLRSGKPVQLFVKSSGAKEGLAAKAVLERLVADLKEIGVKETGIQTSGKGSQVKLNPR from the coding sequence GTGGCAGTATTTATTAATGAACAAATTAAAGCATCCGAGGTGGTGCTGACTGGACTCAGAGGCGAGAATTTAGGCATCGTCTCCAGAGAGGAGGCGCTGGCTATGGCCCGATCGGAAAAAGCGGACTTGGTCTGTACCTCGCTGATGAGCAGTCCCACGCCCTGCAGCCTGGTTGCGAAGGGAACGGGAAAAGCGGCCGCTCGAAAGGGCGCGGCCCCGAACAAGGCAGGCGCAGGACGGGGAGCGGGCGGGAGCGGCAAGGAGAAAGTCAAGGAGCTTCGCTTCACCGCTCATATTGAGGAGCATGATTACGACACGAAGCTCCGCCAGGCGGACAAGCATCTACGCTCCGGCAAACCGGTACAGCTCTTCGTGAAATCATCCGGCGCCAAAGAAGGGCTTGCCGCCAAGGCCGTGCTGGAGCGGCTTGTAGCCGATCTTAAGGAAATCGGAGTGAAGGAGACCGGCATCCAGACAAGCGGCAAAGGCTCACAGGTGAAATTAAATCCGCGCTGA